CTTCCACATCATAAAGCCAGTAGCCGACCAGATCGGCACAGGTTGCGCCGACATACCACATCGCGGCGATAAAGCTGATGGAAAACGCCCGCTGACGGGTACTGGAGAACTCAGTGATCATCGAAGTCGCGATGGGATAATCCGCACCGATGACAATGCCGATGAGTACCCGCATCACTAACAGTTCGACGGGGGATGAGACAAACATCGTCGCCACCGATATCACGCCGATGGCGATGATATCAATGAGAAACATTTTGCGCCGTCCGACTTTATCGGAGATATAGCCAAACAGCGATGTGCCAACGAACAGCCCGGCGAGCGTTCCCGCCCCCAGCAAGCCAATCCAGTCTGCGTCCAGCTTCAGCGCAGGAGTCAGTTGCTCCAGCGCCACGCCAATCATTACCAGTACATAACCATCCAGAAACGGGCCACCGCTTCCCCACAGCAAAATGCGGCGGTGAATTGAGGAGAATTTGAGATCGTCAAAGTTTCTGGACGGTTGCATGGGTTATTCCTGTTTTTTTACAATGAGAGTCAGTACGGCGTTACGTATCAAACCAACATCAGCCGTAACGAAACTCCACACCAAAGGTGCCGCGCGGGTATTCCCACTGTTCCAGCGCCGACCCCAGCCCAAGAATGCGACAGGTGCCGCACTCCAGACATCCGGCGTAATCGAAGCGCACACTGCCATCATCCTGCTTCTTATACAGACCTGCGGGGCACGCTTTTACCAGCAGCTCCAGCGCCTGTTTATCCGCATCGGCCTTTACAACAATGTGCGGATGCTCTTCATCGACATTGAATTTATTGACGCCCAGTTTGACGTCCACATTGACGGGAGAAGTCATAAAACGGTCACTCCTTTCATGCCATCCTTGATCAGATTGATGAAGCCCACTTTCTTGCCGTGGCGGAGGATTTTCTTGCGCATCAGTTCCGGCGCGCTGCCGTCAATGGTGAACAGGTCACGCGCCACGCCCACCGCCAGTTCCGGGTAGCCGCTAAACATGCGTGGGTTATCAAGGAACGCCGGTAGTTTCTGGTACATGCGCATATCGCGCAGTGGGCCACTCTCCAGATACTGACGATATTCCGCTAGTTTTTGCTTACTGAAATCGTCGCTTTTCATCGCTGAAAGCACGGTTTTTGCAGCAGCTTCCCCGGCGGCAATCGCCAGATCCATACCGCGAATAGTAAAACCGAGGTTCATACACATTCCGGCAGCATCACCGGCAATCAACACGCCGTCACCGACCAGCTCCGGCAACATGTTGATGCCTGCTTCCGGCACTACGTGAGCGGAATATTCCACCAGCTTGCCACCCGCGATCAGCGGTGTAACGGCCGGATGCTGTTTGAAATCTTCCAGCATTTGCGGCACCGATTTTTTTGCGTCATGTAGATGATGCAGACCGCAAACCAGCCCCAGCGACAGGGTATTTTCATTGGTATAAAGGAAGCCGCCGCCCATCAGGCCATCGGTGGGTGATCCCGCAAACAGGCAAGCCGCGCCCTGATTACCCTGCAACTGAAAACGGTCTTCGATAACCGACTTCGGTAACTCGATCAGTTCCTTCACGCCAACCGCCACATCCGTCGGTTTGACGCGTTTTGCCATCCCCAGCTTTTCGGCAAGGATGGAATTCACCCCGTCAGCAAGGATCACCGTTTTCGCTTCAATCACATCGCCATCGGCTTCTACACCGACGACTTTGCCATCGCGCTGTACGAGGTTATCGACACGAATCCCGGTAATTAACTGCGCACCCGCTTCTTCGGCCTGCTCCATCAGCCAGGCATCAAATTTACTGCGCAAAACGGAGTAAGAACGCTGTGATGGTGAGGCTTCGTCACCGTTGCAGTAGTCCATAGTCATCGCTGACTTTTCCGTCATAAACGCGAGTTTTTCATGGGTGATCAGGCGTTCTACGGGGGCGGATTCGGCGAAACCAGGAATAATGTGTTCCAGACTGTGGGCATAGAGACGCCCGCCGGTGACGTTCTTGGCACCTGCGGAATTGCCACGCTCGATAACTAACACTTGCGCACCTTCGCGGGCGAGCACCAGTGCGGCAACCGAACCGGCAAGCCCTGCACCGACGATGATGGCGTCAAAGATATCTTCGGACATAAGAGCTCCCTGTCAGCGGCAGGGCCAAAATGCAGCCCTGCCAGAGTGGATCAACGTGCTAAAGCTGCGGTCAGCGCCGGAAGGATCTTCACGGCGTCGCCAACAATGCCGTAATCCGCGTACTGGAAGATCGGCGCATTTTTATCTTTGTTGATGGCGAAAATGGTTTGCGATGCGTTAGCGCCAACCATGTGCTGGATCTGCCCGGAGATCCCCACCGCCAGGTACAGTTCAGGTTTCAGCATCAGGTTGGAGATACCGACATAGCGTTCGTGCTCCATCCATTTTTCGTTTTCTGCCACCGGACGAGAACAGGCCAGCTCCGCACCTATCGCCTTGCAAAGCTGTTCTGCCAGCGCAATGTTCTCTTTGCTGCCAATGCCGCGACCGACGCTGACCACCAGACGGGCTTTATCCAGATCGACGCTGTTGCTCTGGCGCGCCTGCGTTGCCGTGCGGGTAATCGCCACCGCCGGAGCCTGCCACGCCACGGTGTGTGTTTCGCCAGTACGTGACGCGTCTGGCTGAGCCGCATCAAACGTGCCGCTGCTGATGGTCAGTACCGCATACGGCGTGGCAATGCGTTCTTCGCCAATCGCCAGACCGCCGTAAACCATGTGTTTCACTGTCGCTTTACCGTCCTGCACGCTAACGGCGCTGGCATCGTTCGAAACCGCCGCTTTAAGGCGGTAACCCAGTTTTGCCGCCAGTAATTTGCCGCGACGGGTATTCGGCAACAGCACCAGACCGTCTGCGCCGTGCTGGCGAATAGTGTCAGCCATGACACCGGCGTAATCTTCGATCATCCGATCGTCCGGTTTGCCGCTTAATGTCCAGACATGATTAGCACCAAGCTGGATTGCCAGTGCGCCGTCGGCATCATTGAGGACAAAGGTGTTGATTTGATTAGCTAAAGCCTGCGCACCGTTCATCAGTTCCGGCAGACGAGAAGGGGTATCGCTGAATACCCAGACTTGAGAAAACGTGTTCATAGCATCCCCTGTAATTAAATGACTTTGCGAAGATTTTCAGCAAATGCGGCGATCTGTTCTTCGCCGTCACCTTCAATCACGATGCGCTGACGCTCGCGCTGTTTCGGTGCGGCAACCTGTTGTTCAGACCAGGCTTCCACGGCGTTAAAGCCAATATCCGCCGCCGACCATACCTGGACTGGCTTTTTCGCCGCGCCGAGAATGGCTTTCATCGAAGGAATTTGTGGGGAGTTGATATCAGTGGAAACAGCAACAACCGCAGGCAGCGGAATGCTTAACGTTTCTGTTTCATCTTCCAGTTCGCGCTCAACGGTCAGGGTATCTGCCGTCAGGGAGATAATTTTGCTGACGCCGTTAACTGCCGGAATATTGAGGATTTCGCCCACCAGCAGACCAACCTGCTGGGCATAAAGGTCGGAAGAACCATCGCCGCAGAGGATCAGATCAAACCCTGCTTTCTGGGCGGCTGCAGCCAGTGCAGTCGCCGTTTGTTGCGGCAGTGCCTGCTCGAACTGGTCATCAATCACCACAATCAGTTCATCCGGACCGCGTGATAGCACATCTTTACGCCCTTTGGCGTTGGTCAGGGCTTTACCGCCCACACTTAAGGCCGTCACCTGCGCTTCTGCCGCCTGCTGTTTTAACTGACAAGCCGCTTCAATAGCGTTGAGATCGTATTGGCTTATTTTGGCATCGGCTTTACTGAAGTCTAACGAACCATCAGCATTATTGACCGCAATATCCTGTTCATCAGGCACGCACTTATAGCAAGTAATAATCTTCATTGCATCTCCAGAAATCATGAAGGAAACGTCGTTCATATCGGTGGTGTTAATTACAGATATCACGCCCTTTAATTTGGAAATAAAACTTTAATCACCAATATTGAAAATGTCACACGCAGATAAATCCAACTTTCAATATTGTTAAGTTCCTCACCAATATTGAAAACACGGCGTAGCAAAAAGAAATTTTCAATATTGTTTTATGGATCACCAATATTGAAAGTCAGATGCTATTTTTTTACTCATATCAGAACATAACAAACTGATTAATAATCAAAATTAACACAAAAATGCCCTCTATTTACCCGAAACAAAAATGTGATAACAATCACAGAATGCAGCTTGTTGAATACCCATTATGAGTTAGCCATTAACGCGTCCACGAGGTTAATAATAATCATATTAAATGTTAACAAAAATAAAACAAACGGGAACGCAAAATAAATATTCGTTTTCACAGTGGAATTAACTCATGAAGAATGAAAAGAGAAAAACGGGAATAGAACCGAAGGTTTTCTTTCCGCCGTTAATAGTCGTCGGCATACTTTGTTGGCTTACAGTCAGAGATCTGGATGCGGCGAATGTCGTTATTAATGCTGTATTCAGTTACGTCACCAATGTATGGGGATGGGCATTTGAATGGTATATGGTGGTGATGCTTTTCGGTTGGTTCTGGCTGGTGTTTGGCCCGTATGCCAAAAAGCGTTTAGGTAACGAACCACCAGAATTTAGTACCGCCAGTTGGATCTTTATGATGTTCGCCTCCTGCACGTCTGCTGCCGTACTGTTCTGGGGATCGATTGAGATCTACTACTACATCTCTACCCCGCCGTTTGGCTTAGAACCGAACTCGACGGGTGCGAAAGAGCTGGGGCTGGCTTACAGCTTGTTCCACTGGGGACCGTTGCCGTGGGCCACTTACAGCTTCCTCTCCGTCGCCTTCGCTTACTTCTTCTTTGTCCGCAAAATGGAAGTGATTCGCCCCAGCTCCACCCTGGTGCCGCTGGTAGGTGAAAAACACGCCAAAGGGCTGTTCGGCACTATCGTCGACAACTTCTATCTCGTCGCCTTGATCTTCGCCATGGGCACCAGCCTGGGCCTTGCTACGCCGCTGGTGACCGAGTGTATGCAGTGGTTGTTTGGTATTCCGCATACCCTGCAACTGGACGCTATCATCATTACCTGCTGGATTATCCTCAACGCCATTTGCGTCGCCTGTGGTCTGCAAAAAGGGGTACGTATCGCCAGTGACGTGCGTAGTTACCTGAGCTTCCTGATGCTGGGTTGGGTGTTCATCGTCAGCGGTGCCAGCTTCATCATGAACTACTTCACCGATTCGGTGGGAATGTTGCTGATGTATCTGCCGCGTATGTTGTTCTATACCGATCCCATCGCCAAAGGCGGCTTCCCGCAGGGCTGGACCGTGTTCTACTGGGCATGGTGGGTAATTTACGCTATCCAGATGAGTATCTTCCTCGCCCGCATCTCCCGTGGTCGTACCGTGCGTGAACTGTGCTTCGGCATGGTACTGGGTCTGACCGCATCCACCTGGATCCTGTGGACTGTACTCGGTAGTAACACTCTGCTGTTGATGGATAAAAACATCATCAACATTCCGCATCTGATCGAACAGTACGGTGTCGCGCGCGCCATCATCGAAACCTGGGCTGCTCTACCGCTCAGCACCGCCACCATGTGGGGCTTCTTCATCCTCTGCTTTATCGCCACCGTTACCCTGGTTAACGCCTGCTCTTATACCCTGGCGATGTCCACTTGCCGCGAAGTACGCGATGGCGAAGAGCCACCGCTGCTGGTGCGTATCGGCTGGTCAATTCTGGTTGGCATTATCGGTATTGTTCTGCTGGCGCTCGGCGGCCTGAAACCGATTCAAACCGCCATTATTGCCGGAGGATGCCCGCTGTTCTTCGTCAACATTATGGTGACGCTCTCCTTTATTAAAGACGCGAAACAGAACTGGAAAGATTAATTAACCCACAAAATATCAAGAGGTTGAAAGATGGATTTTAATTTAAATGATGAGCAGGAACTGTTTGTCGCCGGTATCCGCGAACTGATGGCCAGCGAAAACTGGGAGGCCTATTTTGCCGAGTGCGACCGTGACAGCGTCTACCCGGAACGTTTTGTCAAAGCACTGGCAGATATGGGTATCGACAGCCTGCTTATCCCGGAAGAGCACGGCGGGCTGGACGCAGGTTTTGTCACCCTCGCCGCCGTGTGGATGGAATTGGGTCGTTTGGGGGCACCAACCTACGTGCTGTACCAGTTGCCGGGTGGATTCAACACCTTCCTGCGCGAAGGCACACAAGAGCAGATCGACAAGATTATGGCGTTTCGTGGTACTGGTAAGCAGATGTGGAACTCAGCGATTACCGAACCCGGGGCTGGCTCTGACGTGGGTAGCCTGAAAACGACTTATACCCGTAGAAATGGTAAGATTTATCTTAATGGTAGTAAGTGTTTTATTACCAGCAGCGCCTACACCCCGTACATCGTGGTGATGGCGCGTGACGGGGCTTCTCCGGACAAACCTGTCTACACCGAATGGTTTGTTGATATGAGCAAACCGGGCATCAAAGTGACCAAACTAGAGAAGCTCGGTCTGCGTATGGATAGCTGCTGTGAAATCACCTTTGACGATGTGGAACTGGACGAGAAAGACATGTTCGGTCGGGAAGGTAACGGCTTTAACCGCGTCAAAGAAGAGTTCGATCATGAACGTTTCCTGGTAGCTCTCACCAACTACGGTACGGCGATGTGCGCCTTTGAAGATGCGGCGCGCTACGCCAACCAGCGCGTGCAGTTTGGCGAGGCTATTGGTCGTTTCCAGTTGATTCAGGAAAAATTCGCCCACATGGCGATCAAATTAAACTCCATGAAAAACATGCTGTATGAAGCAGCGTGGAAAGCAGACAACGGCACCATCACCTCTGGCGATGCAGCGATGTGCAAATACTTCTGCGCCAATGCGGCATTTGAAGTGGTGGATAGCGCAATGCAGGTGCTGGGCGGTGTTGGGATTGCGGGCAACCACCGCATCAGCCGCTTCTGGCGTGACCTGCGTGTAGACCGCGTTTCCGGAGGATCTGACGAAATGCAGATCCTGACGCTGGGTCGCGCGGTGCTGAAGCAATATCGCTAAGTCCGTGCGCTGCCTGATGCGACGCTGACGCGTCTTATCAGGCCTACGGGAGCACGAATGTCGGCCGGATAAAGCGTTTACGCCGCATCCGGCAGTCATGCGCTACATAAATTTTTCAGGAGCTAATAATGGATCATCTACCCATGCCGAAATTCGGGCCGCTGGCCGGATTGCGCGTTGTCTTCTCCGGTATCGAAATCGCCGGGCCGTTCGCCGGGCAAATGTTCGCAGAATGGGGGGCGGAAGTTATCTGGATCGAGAACGTCGCCTGGGCCGACACCATTCGCGTTCAACCGAACTACCCGCAGCTCTCCCGCCGTAATTTGCACGCGCTGTCGTTAAATATTTTCAAAGATGAAGGCCGCGAAGCGTTTCTGAAATTAATGGAAACCACCGATATCTTCATCGAAGCCAGTAAAGGTCCGGCCTTTGCCCGTCGTGGCATTACCGATGAAGTCCTGTGGCAGCACAACCCGAAACTGGTTAT
The nucleotide sequence above comes from Escherichia coli. Encoded proteins:
- the fixX gene encoding ferredoxin-like protein FixX yields the protein MTSPVNVDVKLGVNKFNVDEEHPHIVVKADADKQALELLVKACPAGLYKKQDDGSVRFDYAGCLECGTCRILGLGSALEQWEYPRGTFGVEFRYG
- the fixC gene encoding FAD-dependent oxidoreductase, which codes for MSEDIFDAIIVGAGLAGSVAALVLAREGAQVLVIERGNSAGAKNVTGGRLYAHSLEHIIPGFAESAPVERLITHEKLAFMTEKSAMTMDYCNGDEASPSQRSYSVLRSKFDAWLMEQAEEAGAQLITGIRVDNLVQRDGKVVGVEADGDVIEAKTVILADGVNSILAEKLGMAKRVKPTDVAVGVKELIELPKSVIEDRFQLQGNQGAACLFAGSPTDGLMGGGFLYTNENTLSLGLVCGLHHLHDAKKSVPQMLEDFKQHPAVTPLIAGGKLVEYSAHVVPEAGINMLPELVGDGVLIAGDAAGMCMNLGFTIRGMDLAIAAGEAAAKTVLSAMKSDDFSKQKLAEYRQYLESGPLRDMRMYQKLPAFLDNPRMFSGYPELAVGVARDLFTIDGSAPELMRKKILRHGKKVGFINLIKDGMKGVTVL
- the fixB gene encoding electron transfer flavoprotein subunit alpha/FixB family protein gives rise to the protein MNTFSQVWVFSDTPSRLPELMNGAQALANQINTFVLNDADGALAIQLGANHVWTLSGKPDDRMIEDYAGVMADTIRQHGADGLVLLPNTRRGKLLAAKLGYRLKAAVSNDASAVSVQDGKATVKHMVYGGLAIGEERIATPYAVLTISSGTFDAAQPDASRTGETHTVAWQAPAVAITRTATQARQSNSVDLDKARLVVSVGRGIGSKENIALAEQLCKAIGAELACSRPVAENEKWMEHERYVGISNLMLKPELYLAVGISGQIQHMVGANASQTIFAINKDKNAPIFQYADYGIVGDAVKILPALTAALAR
- the fixA gene encoding electron transfer flavoprotein FixA: MKIITCYKCVPDEQDIAVNNADGSLDFSKADAKISQYDLNAIEAACQLKQQAAEAQVTALSVGGKALTNAKGRKDVLSRGPDELIVVIDDQFEQALPQQTATALAAAAQKAGFDLILCGDGSSDLYAQQVGLLVGEILNIPAVNGVSKIISLTADTLTVERELEDETETLSIPLPAVVAVSTDINSPQIPSMKAILGAAKKPVQVWSAADIGFNAVEAWSEQQVAAPKQRERQRIVIEGDGEEQIAAFAENLRKVI
- the caiT gene encoding L-carnitine/gamma-butyrobetaine antiporter yields the protein MKNEKRKTGIEPKVFFPPLIVVGILCWLTVRDLDAANVVINAVFSYVTNVWGWAFEWYMVVMLFGWFWLVFGPYAKKRLGNEPPEFSTASWIFMMFASCTSAAVLFWGSIEIYYYISTPPFGLEPNSTGAKELGLAYSLFHWGPLPWATYSFLSVAFAYFFFVRKMEVIRPSSTLVPLVGEKHAKGLFGTIVDNFYLVALIFAMGTSLGLATPLVTECMQWLFGIPHTLQLDAIIITCWIILNAICVACGLQKGVRIASDVRSYLSFLMLGWVFIVSGASFIMNYFTDSVGMLLMYLPRMLFYTDPIAKGGFPQGWTVFYWAWWVIYAIQMSIFLARISRGRTVRELCFGMVLGLTASTWILWTVLGSNTLLLMDKNIINIPHLIEQYGVARAIIETWAALPLSTATMWGFFILCFIATVTLVNACSYTLAMSTCREVRDGEEPPLLVRIGWSILVGIIGIVLLALGGLKPIQTAIIAGGCPLFFVNIMVTLSFIKDAKQNWKD
- the caiA gene encoding crotonobetainyl-CoA dehydrogenase, producing MDFNLNDEQELFVAGIRELMASENWEAYFAECDRDSVYPERFVKALADMGIDSLLIPEEHGGLDAGFVTLAAVWMELGRLGAPTYVLYQLPGGFNTFLREGTQEQIDKIMAFRGTGKQMWNSAITEPGAGSDVGSLKTTYTRRNGKIYLNGSKCFITSSAYTPYIVVMARDGASPDKPVYTEWFVDMSKPGIKVTKLEKLGLRMDSCCEITFDDVELDEKDMFGREGNGFNRVKEEFDHERFLVALTNYGTAMCAFEDAARYANQRVQFGEAIGRFQLIQEKFAHMAIKLNSMKNMLYEAAWKADNGTITSGDAAMCKYFCANAAFEVVDSAMQVLGGVGIAGNHRISRFWRDLRVDRVSGGSDEMQILTLGRAVLKQYR